Proteins from a single region of Deltaproteobacteria bacterium:
- a CDS encoding integration host factor subunit alpha, which produces MTKADIVETIYERVGFSKKESAELVETVFDVIKDALVGGEKVKFSGFGNFIVREKNARKGRNPQTGEEIQLEARRVLTFKPSLVLKNALNEGGVLETGSDEDDDE; this is translated from the coding sequence ATGACCAAGGCCGACATCGTCGAGACCATCTACGAGCGCGTGGGCTTCTCCAAGAAGGAATCCGCGGAGCTGGTCGAGACCGTCTTCGACGTGATCAAGGACGCGCTCGTCGGCGGTGAGAAGGTGAAGTTCTCGGGCTTCGGCAACTTCATCGTGCGCGAGAAGAACGCGCGCAAGGGCCGCAACCCGCAGACCGGCGAAGAGATCCAGCTCGAGGCGCGTCGCGTGCTCACCTTCAAGCCGAGCCTGGTGCTGAAGAACGCCCTGAACGAAGGGGGCGTGCTCGAGACCGGATCGGACGAGGACGACGACGAATAG
- a CDS encoding phenylalanine--tRNA ligase subunit beta, translated as MKVSLDWLASFVDLPPQAELEERLTLAGLEIEEVLRTGPDLSAIRVGHVLERRPHPNAERLSVCSVDLGVAAPATIVCGAPNVAAGQKVAVAVPGVTLPDGTKLKKSKIRGEVSEGMICSSRELGLGDDAGGILVLDPGAAVGAALPDVLAVGETILDVEITPNRGDWVSMLGMAREVSALFGGPLRMPPSEPVEGERDAAKDVRISIEDAEGCPAYVARVVHGVRVGPSPAWLAARLEAAGMRAINVVVDVTNFVLLEYGQPLHAFDLETLRGGEVRVRRAHAGEKIATLDGETRALVPEDLVIADAERGVAIAGVMGGAETEVRATTRDVLIESAVFAPARVRRTSKRLGLRSEASYRFERGVDAEGIARAADRAARLLAELAGGSVARGRVEARGSGARGVVEIALDPAHPNRLLGLELSAEQIVALLSRVGVQARLDANGLLRCAVPSWRNDLAIAQDLIEEIARIHGYDAIEPTLPRATLEPVSKPASLVLADRARDALKAVGLSEIRLLPAVLPEELDSLRLPPDHELRRAVRLANPMQGMGSLLCPSLLPGLLRTARRNLSRQVGSVRIFEVARVFLARGPGELPEEPLRAAALLTRGERASLWESVTPAPVFFDAKGIAEALFAELGISAVFHSRSEAPWLHPGASGELRRGSRVLCRLGELHPEVASRFEISPPCAVLEVDLAALLESRPAVAQVREVSLYPAVRRDLAVLFSASQPAGDVLDAIRKTAGNSLVSAEIFDRYDGVGIPAGKVSVAFRLVFQRPDRTLLDTEVAKATERVVEMLGQRFGAELR; from the coding sequence ATGAAGGTCTCGCTCGACTGGCTTGCGAGCTTCGTCGACCTGCCGCCGCAAGCGGAGCTCGAGGAGCGGCTCACGCTCGCGGGGCTCGAGATCGAAGAGGTCCTGCGCACCGGGCCGGACCTGTCCGCGATCCGCGTCGGGCACGTGCTCGAGCGCCGGCCGCATCCGAACGCGGAGCGGCTCTCGGTCTGCAGCGTCGATCTGGGTGTGGCCGCGCCCGCCACCATCGTGTGTGGGGCGCCAAACGTCGCGGCGGGCCAGAAGGTCGCGGTCGCGGTTCCGGGGGTGACGCTTCCCGACGGGACCAAGCTCAAGAAGTCCAAGATCCGCGGAGAGGTGTCGGAGGGCATGATCTGCTCGTCGCGCGAGCTCGGGCTCGGCGACGACGCCGGCGGCATCCTCGTGCTCGATCCGGGCGCGGCGGTCGGCGCGGCGCTGCCCGACGTGCTCGCGGTCGGCGAGACGATCCTCGACGTCGAGATCACCCCCAACCGCGGCGACTGGGTCTCGATGCTCGGCATGGCGCGCGAGGTGAGCGCGCTCTTCGGCGGGCCGCTGCGAATGCCGCCGTCGGAGCCGGTCGAGGGCGAGCGGGACGCCGCGAAGGACGTGCGGATCTCGATCGAGGACGCGGAGGGCTGCCCCGCCTACGTCGCCCGCGTGGTGCACGGAGTGCGCGTCGGGCCGTCGCCCGCGTGGCTGGCCGCGCGGCTCGAGGCCGCGGGAATGCGCGCGATCAACGTGGTCGTCGACGTCACGAACTTCGTCCTGCTCGAGTACGGCCAGCCCCTGCACGCGTTCGACCTGGAGACGCTGCGCGGCGGCGAGGTCCGAGTGCGCCGCGCGCACGCCGGCGAGAAGATCGCGACGCTCGACGGCGAGACGCGTGCGCTCGTGCCCGAAGATCTGGTGATCGCCGACGCCGAGCGCGGGGTCGCGATCGCCGGCGTGATGGGCGGCGCCGAGACGGAGGTCCGCGCCACCACGCGCGACGTGCTGATCGAGAGCGCGGTGTTCGCGCCCGCGCGCGTGCGCCGCACCTCGAAGCGACTGGGGCTGCGCAGCGAGGCTTCGTACCGCTTCGAGCGCGGCGTCGATGCCGAGGGGATCGCCCGCGCGGCCGACCGAGCCGCGCGACTTCTCGCCGAGCTCGCGGGCGGCAGCGTCGCCCGCGGCCGCGTCGAGGCGCGCGGCTCCGGCGCGAGGGGTGTGGTCGAGATCGCGCTCGACCCGGCCCATCCCAATCGCCTGCTCGGCCTCGAGCTCTCGGCCGAGCAGATCGTCGCGCTGCTCTCGCGCGTCGGCGTGCAGGCGCGGCTCGACGCAAACGGTCTGCTCCGCTGCGCGGTGCCGAGCTGGCGAAACGACCTCGCGATCGCGCAGGACCTGATCGAGGAGATCGCGCGCATCCATGGCTACGACGCGATCGAGCCGACGCTGCCGCGCGCAACGCTCGAGCCGGTCTCGAAGCCGGCGTCGCTCGTGCTCGCCGATCGCGCGCGCGACGCGCTGAAGGCGGTCGGCCTCTCGGAGATCCGTCTGCTTCCCGCAGTGCTCCCCGAGGAGCTCGACTCGCTGCGCCTGCCGCCGGACCACGAGCTGCGGCGCGCGGTCCGGCTCGCGAACCCCATGCAGGGCATGGGCTCGCTGCTCTGCCCGTCGCTTCTGCCCGGGCTGCTGCGCACGGCGCGCCGCAACCTCTCGCGACAGGTCGGCTCGGTGCGGATCTTCGAGGTCGCGCGCGTGTTCCTCGCCCGCGGCCCCGGGGAGCTTCCCGAAGAGCCGCTGCGCGCGGCCGCGCTGCTGACGCGCGGCGAGCGCGCGTCCCTCTGGGAGTCGGTCACCCCCGCGCCGGTGTTCTTCGACGCGAAGGGCATCGCGGAGGCGCTCTTCGCCGAGCTCGGCATCAGCGCGGTCTTTCACTCCCGCTCGGAGGCCCCCTGGCTACACCCGGGCGCGTCGGGCGAGCTGCGGCGCGGGTCGCGCGTCCTGTGCCGGCTCGGCGAGCTTCACCCGGAGGTCGCGAGCCGCTTCGAGATCAGCCCGCCCTGTGCGGTGCTCGAGGTCGATCTCGCGGCGCTGCTCGAATCCCGTCCGGCGGTGGCGCAGGTCCGCGAGGTCTCGCTCTATCCGGCGGTCCGCCGCGACCTCGCGGTCCTGTTCAGCGCCTCGCAGCCGGCCGGCGACGTGCTCGACGCGATCCGCAAGACGGCAGGGAATTCGCTTGTATCCGCGGAGATCTTCGACCGATACGATGGCGTGGGGATTCCCGCGGGGAAGGTCAGCGTGGCGTTTCGACTGGTGTTCCAGCGTCCGGACCGGACGCTTCTGGACACGGAAGTCGCCAAGGCGACCGAGCGCGTGGTCGAGATGCTCGGCCAGCGATTCGGCGCGGAGCTTCGATAG
- the pheS gene encoding phenylalanine--tRNA ligase subunit alpha has protein sequence MASGTGQLEQLEREAGEAISRASSLQDLREVRARYLGRKGSLSALLRGIGELAPDARAGAGEALNRAAARVEALAAERQQVLEREQAEQSLREHALDVTLPGLRPPRGHLHPVTSIEREMAEFFRGLGFSIEEGPEVETEWNNFDALRIAADHPSRDSQDTFFVEGGNVLRTHTSPVQIRAMTGRTPPFRFIAPGRVFRVDHDATHSPFFHQIEGFMVDERVSFGDMKGVLYAFARHLMGPDVRLRFRAHFFPFTEPSAEFDFSWRDGWLEWGGCGMIHPGVLENCGIDARKYQGFAFGMTIDRTAMQRFGIPNIHLMFEGDVRVLEQIG, from the coding sequence ATGGCCAGCGGCACCGGGCAGCTCGAGCAGCTCGAGCGCGAGGCGGGCGAGGCGATCTCGCGCGCCTCGTCGCTGCAGGACCTGCGCGAGGTTCGCGCGCGCTACCTCGGCCGCAAGGGCTCGCTTTCCGCGCTGCTGCGCGGCATCGGCGAGCTCGCGCCAGACGCTCGCGCCGGGGCCGGCGAGGCGCTGAACCGCGCCGCCGCGCGCGTCGAGGCGCTCGCCGCCGAGCGCCAGCAGGTGCTGGAGCGGGAGCAGGCCGAGCAGTCGCTTCGCGAGCACGCGCTCGACGTGACGCTGCCGGGGCTGCGCCCGCCGCGCGGCCACCTGCACCCGGTCACGTCGATCGAGCGCGAGATGGCGGAGTTCTTCCGCGGACTCGGCTTCTCGATCGAAGAGGGGCCCGAGGTCGAGACCGAGTGGAACAACTTCGACGCGCTGCGGATCGCGGCCGACCACCCGTCCCGCGACAGCCAGGACACGTTCTTCGTCGAGGGCGGTAACGTGCTGCGCACGCACACGTCTCCGGTGCAGATCCGCGCGATGACCGGCCGCACGCCGCCGTTCCGCTTCATCGCGCCGGGTCGCGTCTTCCGCGTCGATCACGACGCCACGCACTCGCCGTTCTTCCACCAGATCGAGGGCTTCATGGTCGACGAGCGCGTGAGCTTCGGCGACATGAAGGGCGTGCTCTACGCGTTCGCGCGCCACCTGATGGGGCCGGACGTTCGGCTGCGCTTCCGCGCGCACTTCTTTCCCTTCACCGAGCCCTCGGCGGAGTTCGATTTCTCCTGGCGCGACGGCTGGCTCGAGTGGGGCGGCTGCGGGATGATCCATCCGGGCGTGCTCGAGAACTGCGGGATCGACGCGCGGAAGTACCAGGGCTTCGCGTTCGGCATGACGATCGACCGCACCGCGATGCAGCGCTTCGGCATTCCCAACATCCATCTCATGTTCGAAGGCGACGTGCGGGTGCTGGAGCAGATCGGATGA
- the rplT gene encoding 50S ribosomal protein L20 — translation MRVKRGVTKRRRHKKILELASGFRAARGKLIRPARLAVEKSLIYAYRDRKQRKRQFHRLWIARINAAAREHGLSYSRFIAGLKRAGVEMDRKVLADLAVAEPRAFSELVTLAKNAA, via the coding sequence ATGCGAGTCAAGCGCGGAGTCACCAAGCGCCGTCGCCACAAGAAGATACTCGAGCTCGCCAGCGGCTTCCGAGCCGCGCGCGGCAAGCTGATCCGACCGGCGCGCCTCGCGGTCGAGAAGAGCCTGATCTACGCCTACCGGGACCGGAAGCAGCGCAAGCGCCAGTTCCATCGGCTCTGGATCGCGCGGATCAACGCCGCGGCCCGCGAGCACGGCCTCTCGTACAGCCGCTTCATCGCGGGGCTCAAGCGCGCGGGCGTGGAGATGGACCGCAAGGTCCTCGCCGATCTCGCCGTGGCCGAGCCGAGGGCGTTCTCGGAGCTGGTGACGCTCGCCAAGAACGCCGCCTGA
- the rpmI gene encoding 50S ribosomal protein L35, with the protein MPKVKTRRAAAKRFKKTGTGKVTRTQAMKRHRLINRTSKRKRNLEGTVVASDADQPRLKRMIPYL; encoded by the coding sequence ATGCCTAAGGTGAAGACGCGGCGTGCCGCCGCGAAGCGATTCAAGAAGACGGGCACCGGAAAGGTCACCCGGACCCAGGCAATGAAGCGGCACCGCCTGATCAATCGAACCAGCAAGCGGAAGCGCAATCTAGAGGGCACGGTCGTCGCATCCGACGCCGACCAGCCGCGCCTCAAGCGCATGATTCCGTACCTGTAG
- the thrS gene encoding threonine--tRNA ligase, which produces MSGAIVELELPDGTRMSVPGGSTALDVARRIGAGLAKAALAGEIGGELIDLRAPLPASGGRIRIITARDPEGGQVIRHSAEHVMADAVKRLWPTTQIDVGRSDHTEKFQYDFDLPVRITPDELPKIEAEMRAIVAEDAAFERIVVERAEAKRIFEELGETLKVSRLDDIPAGQDITIFRHAGFVDLCRGPHVQRAGQIGAWRLTELAGSYWRGDEQNKMLQRVYGIAFKDEKELGEYLARLDAARERDHRKVGHDLELFQFHEWAQGSPFYLPKGLTLYNGLVDYIRELYRKHGYDEVMCPQVFSAELYKTSGHYQNFHDDFFLFPGSEEGEELGIKPMNCPGHCLVFRWKKRSYRELPLRIAEFSRLHRNERTGSLHGLHRVRSMAQDDAHIFCAQEDVGREIDAFMAMTAEAWRDLGLSGAQIYVSTRPDKYIGRPEDWERAERLLIEAVERNGFECGIKPREGAFYAPKIECHFKDALGRAWQLSTIQVDMAMPGRFGLRFIGADGQEHEPAMLHRAVLGSLERFIAIYVEHTGGDFPLFLAPVQVAVLPVSDRQTAYASDLVGRLGQTGVRASADLRNETLNYRVRAAETQKVPYVLVVGEREQEAQAVSVRRRHVAGQSVLPFERFQMNIQEEIRTRGIS; this is translated from the coding sequence ATGAGCGGCGCTATTGTGGAACTCGAGCTGCCGGATGGCACACGTATGAGCGTGCCCGGCGGGAGCACTGCGCTCGACGTCGCGCGCCGCATCGGCGCAGGCCTGGCGAAGGCGGCGCTCGCCGGGGAGATCGGGGGCGAGCTGATCGATCTGCGCGCGCCGCTTCCCGCGAGCGGCGGCCGGATTCGCATCATCACCGCGCGCGATCCGGAGGGCGGCCAGGTGATCCGGCACTCGGCCGAGCACGTGATGGCCGACGCGGTGAAGCGGCTCTGGCCGACGACACAGATCGATGTCGGGCGGAGCGACCACACCGAGAAGTTCCAGTACGACTTCGATCTGCCGGTGCGCATCACGCCCGACGAGCTGCCGAAGATCGAGGCCGAGATGCGAGCGATCGTCGCGGAGGACGCCGCCTTCGAGCGGATCGTGGTCGAGCGCGCCGAGGCGAAGCGGATCTTCGAGGAGCTGGGCGAGACGCTGAAGGTGTCGCGCCTCGACGACATCCCCGCCGGTCAGGACATCACGATCTTCCGGCACGCCGGCTTCGTGGATCTCTGCCGCGGCCCCCACGTGCAGCGAGCGGGGCAGATCGGCGCATGGCGCCTGACCGAGCTCGCGGGCTCCTACTGGCGCGGTGACGAGCAGAACAAGATGCTCCAGCGCGTCTACGGAATCGCGTTCAAGGACGAGAAGGAGCTCGGCGAGTACCTGGCCCGACTCGACGCCGCGCGCGAGCGCGACCACCGCAAGGTCGGTCACGACCTCGAGCTGTTCCAGTTCCACGAGTGGGCGCAGGGCTCGCCGTTCTACCTGCCCAAGGGCCTGACCCTGTACAACGGCCTCGTCGACTACATCCGCGAGCTCTACCGGAAGCACGGCTACGACGAGGTCATGTGCCCGCAGGTCTTCTCGGCGGAGCTCTACAAGACCTCCGGGCACTACCAGAACTTCCACGACGACTTCTTCCTCTTCCCCGGCTCCGAGGAGGGCGAGGAGCTCGGCATCAAGCCGATGAACTGCCCCGGACACTGTCTGGTGTTCCGCTGGAAGAAGCGCTCGTACCGCGAGCTGCCGCTGCGGATCGCCGAGTTCTCGCGCCTGCACCGCAACGAGCGCACCGGCTCGCTGCACGGACTGCACCGCGTGCGCTCGATGGCGCAGGACGACGCGCACATCTTCTGCGCCCAGGAGGACGTCGGCCGCGAGATCGACGCTTTCATGGCGATGACCGCCGAGGCCTGGCGCGACCTGGGCCTGTCGGGCGCGCAGATCTACGTCTCGACACGGCCCGACAAGTACATCGGCCGGCCCGAGGACTGGGAGCGAGCCGAGAGACTCCTGATCGAGGCCGTGGAGCGCAACGGATTCGAGTGCGGAATCAAGCCGCGCGAGGGCGCCTTCTACGCGCCCAAGATCGAGTGCCACTTCAAGGACGCGCTCGGCCGCGCCTGGCAGCTCTCGACGATCCAGGTCGACATGGCGATGCCGGGCCGCTTCGGCCTGCGCTTCATCGGCGCGGACGGCCAGGAGCACGAGCCGGCGATGCTGCACCGAGCGGTGCTCGGGTCGCTCGAGCGCTTCATCGCGATCTACGTCGAGCACACGGGCGGTGACTTCCCGCTCTTCCTGGCGCCGGTCCAGGTCGCGGTGCTTCCGGTCAGCGACCGGCAGACCGCGTACGCGAGCGACCTGGTCGGCCGGCTCGGCCAGACCGGCGTGCGTGCCTCGGCCGACCTGCGAAACGAGACCCTGAACTACCGCGTGCGCGCGGCGGAGACGCAGAAGGTCCCCTACGTGCTCGTGGTCGGCGAGCGCGAGCAGGAGGCCCAGGCGGTGAGCGTGCGCCGAAGACACGTCGCGGGCCAGTCCGTTCTACCATTCGAGAGGTTCCAGATGAACATCCAGGAGGAGATCAGAACGCGTGGGATTTCGTAG